From the Alkalibacter rhizosphaerae genome, one window contains:
- a CDS encoding prepilin-type N-terminal cleavage/methylation domain-containing protein, with protein MKKAKGYSLIELLIGMLLLSLAWSMAMGILGNQLKTVRALTNRMDVETNVRHTMILLERQLEQSDRIIVENGTMYLRDLENPVYLNYYSLEGIYLHKNKVYENLRSIGLGSKSQMAYPITSFQMEAQEDGTVLLTVESTFEEQVYRLTKVVTPASPVVTLE; from the coding sequence ATGAAGAAAGCCAAAGGGTATAGCTTGATTGAACTGCTGATAGGGATGCTCTTGCTGAGCTTGGCATGGAGCATGGCCATGGGAATTCTGGGAAACCAACTCAAGACGGTACGTGCTTTGACCAACCGGATGGATGTGGAAACCAACGTTCGTCACACCATGATCCTGCTGGAACGACAACTGGAACAGTCGGACCGGATCATTGTTGAGAATGGAACCATGTATCTGAGGGATCTGGAAAATCCTGTTTATCTCAATTATTATAGCCTGGAGGGGATCTATTTGCACAAGAACAAGGTCTATGAAAATCTGCGTTCCATCGGTTTGGGATCCAAGTCCCAGATGGCCTATCCCATAACTTCCTTTCAAATGGAAGCCCAGGAAGACGGTACTGTTCTGTTGACCGTGGAGAGTACTTTTGAAGAACAAGTCTATCGCCTGACCAAAGTGGTCACACCGGCTTCTCCGGTGGTTACCCTTGAGTAG
- a CDS encoding type II secretion system protein yields MIILKVKGFTFIEIIVSIFILCILSISFLFMSTFYLSAMARASSRYEQTNRAEEVLEAVVSDLKEGPASPATYEALEQLHCSEYYEVTIKPYEGKDRTLEVEVWQKENGIGLQTLVHVP; encoded by the coding sequence TTGATCATCCTGAAGGTGAAAGGTTTTACGTTTATCGAGATCATCGTATCCATCTTTATTCTTTGCATTTTATCCATTTCTTTTCTATTCATGTCTACCTTTTATTTGTCCGCCATGGCCAGGGCGTCCAGTCGCTACGAACAGACGAATCGGGCGGAGGAAGTGTTGGAAGCCGTGGTATCGGATCTGAAGGAAGGACCGGCATCACCTGCGACCTATGAGGCTTTGGAGCAGCTCCATTGCAGTGAATATTATGAGGTGACCATCAAACCTTATGAGGGGAAGGATCGGACCCTGGAAGTGGAAGTCTGGCAGAAAGAAAATGGAATCGGCCTCCAAACCCTGGTACATGTGCCATGA
- a CDS encoding type II secretion system protein: MKNRGITYLELVVVVGILGILLAVAGFGSNVFSTIKDQRALDQDIRVIHKSLVEARNQTILDGRKRQVLVSGSCMYLQTVTPSGTTTEKIPYHENLRLVTNTYSSKKLIFYPEGTVSSGGSITFQNKSGTKKTIVVQIGSGRIYWKEG, translated from the coding sequence TTGAAAAACCGCGGGATCACCTATCTGGAGCTTGTGGTGGTGGTTGGGATCCTGGGCATCTTGCTTGCTGTGGCCGGTTTTGGGTCAAACGTGTTTTCCACCATCAAAGACCAGCGGGCATTGGACCAGGATATCCGGGTGATCCATAAGAGTCTGGTGGAGGCAAGGAACCAGACCATCCTGGATGGCCGGAAGCGGCAGGTCCTTGTATCCGGCAGTTGCATGTATCTTCAGACCGTCACTCCTTCCGGCACTACGACGGAAAAAATACCCTATCATGAGAACCTGCGTTTGGTCACCAACACCTACAGCAGCAAAAAATTGATCTTCTATCCGGAAGGCACCGTCAGTTCCGGTGGAAGCATCACCTTCCAAAATAAATCAGGAACCAAGAAAACCATTGTCGTGCAAATCGGAAGCGGCAGAATTTACTGGAAAGAGGGTTGA
- a CDS encoding prepilin peptidase, giving the protein MEWYYMFVVFVFGLLIGSFLNVVIYRLPEGQSIASPPSHCPQCGTPLKPVDLVPVLSWLMLGGKCRYCKAKVPARYALVELLTGFLFLFTYLQFGLSWMLLVHLVFVAVLIAMTFIDLDHQIIPDELNVFLLVIFVVANLALGFIPWKDAVFGALAGFIPLFLLVLLTGGAGMGMGDVKLMFVLGLYLGLWHTLLTLFLSFIYGGFFGVVLLATKIKKRKDAIPFGPWIALAALTTLYFGSNLISWYLGFLL; this is encoded by the coding sequence ATGGAATGGTATTACATGTTCGTCGTATTTGTATTCGGTTTGTTGATTGGGAGTTTTTTGAATGTGGTGATCTATCGGCTACCGGAAGGGCAGTCCATTGCATCGCCGCCTTCCCACTGTCCCCAGTGCGGGACACCGCTCAAACCGGTGGATCTGGTTCCCGTTTTGAGTTGGTTGATGCTGGGAGGGAAATGTCGCTATTGCAAGGCCAAGGTACCGGCTCGGTATGCGTTAGTAGAGTTGTTGACGGGGTTTTTGTTTTTATTCACCTATCTGCAGTTTGGTCTCTCCTGGATGCTCTTGGTCCACCTTGTCTTTGTGGCAGTCCTCATTGCCATGACCTTCATCGACCTGGATCATCAGATCATACCCGATGAACTGAATGTCTTTTTGCTAGTGATCTTTGTCGTCGCCAACCTGGCCCTGGGCTTCATCCCATGGAAGGATGCCGTCTTTGGCGCTTTGGCTGGATTTATACCCTTGTTTCTACTGGTCCTCCTCACCGGTGGTGCCGGCATGGGCATGGGGGATGTGAAACTCATGTTTGTACTGGGCCTCTATCTGGGACTGTGGCATACCCTGTTGACCTTGTTTCTGTCCTTTATCTACGGGGGGTTCTTTGGAGTAGTACTTTTGGCGACTAAAATCAAAAAGCGGAAGGATGCCATACCCTTTGGTCCCTGGATCGCCCTGGCGGCTCTGACGACCCTGTATTTCGGCTCCAACCTCATCAGCTGGTATTTGGGCTTCCTCCTTTGA
- a CDS encoding PilW family protein encodes MKMTKKWFRENRKGLTLVELVITLAIAILILGAIFSFFFFNNSLYNKGTALSQVQFDVRMASQYVTKELRNVDEISTTDNALADSMDLTSLSAKYPLVNGISFEIVNSGTHYMVSYTIQGSDASGENNYQIDTNVLLNNITNTTPGSGSVIYYE; translated from the coding sequence ATGAAAATGACAAAAAAATGGTTTCGTGAAAACAGAAAAGGTCTGACGTTGGTTGAGCTCGTCATCACTCTTGCCATAGCAATTTTGATCCTGGGTGCGATCTTTAGCTTCTTTTTCTTTAACAACAGCCTATACAACAAAGGTACAGCACTTTCCCAGGTGCAGTTTGACGTACGTATGGCTTCCCAATATGTGACGAAAGAATTGCGAAATGTGGATGAAATCAGCACCACAGACAATGCATTGGCGGACAGTATGGATTTAACATCTCTTTCGGCAAAGTATCCTTTGGTCAATGGAATAAGTTTTGAAATCGTAAATAGCGGTACTCATTATATGGTATCCTACACGATCCAAGGAAGCGATGCATCTGGAGAAAACAATTATCAAATCGATACCAATGTTTTACTAAACAACATAACAAACACTACGCCGGGAAGCGGTTCGGTGATCTACTATGAATAA
- a CDS encoding prepilin-type N-terminal cleavage/methylation domain-containing protein, which produces MIKRIKNKDAMTLIEVVIAVAVFAIMAILFISLFTSSILWIFGAGDRGEAYSNAQGDIETRLGTKDAGASQDLVIDFGGTDVTIEGGLVESEQTVGDKDSKLVTFLPKVPTISIDPTSKSEGYQNRTIVVNGENTNFTSGSTTVELLDKFGSIVLATINTPTVSSDTSLNFTLPNTVDPSYSWNYYYDHLLSNEFIVRVRTPISGKPDQLARAKFRVDQPDFLAIGNTSVFVTELEGTITDITWMDRSSKIGLNGLVTSVINASASNGTSYAVVGDDGLFLLSHDLEPWTRTSVSAEDLLGVAWSSQYEKFYVVGRDGRIYSSSDGSFWSNNYDPGTPDTGMSYALHDIVSTDFAGTYVLNAVGDSGRLLYSSNGSTWNEAVTNISDDLRAITSGAYSGSNLLIGVGDNGRIVSSSDGSTWTTGTIASVGNINDVIYFNGSFIAVGDNGLILTSVDGGSNWSIQYVGTNSLRSIHARGTNYIIVGDSGTVLYSNNGTSWIPTTGLGVDLKSVVGR; this is translated from the coding sequence ATGATAAAACGGATAAAAAATAAAGACGCAATGACCTTGATCGAGGTCGTAATTGCGGTGGCTGTATTTGCGATCATGGCCATACTTTTCATTTCTCTCTTTACGTCATCCATCCTTTGGATATTTGGAGCAGGAGATCGTGGAGAAGCATATAGCAATGCGCAAGGAGATATCGAAACGAGATTGGGAACAAAGGATGCAGGAGCCAGTCAGGATTTGGTGATCGATTTTGGTGGAACAGATGTTACCATCGAAGGTGGATTGGTTGAATCCGAACAGACGGTTGGAGACAAGGATTCTAAATTGGTCACGTTTTTGCCAAAGGTTCCGACCATATCCATCGATCCGACGTCTAAATCCGAAGGATATCAGAACAGAACAATCGTGGTGAATGGTGAAAATACAAATTTTACAAGTGGAAGCACAACGGTGGAATTGTTGGACAAGTTTGGAAGTATCGTTTTGGCAACCATCAACACTCCAACGGTTTCCAGTGATACATCTTTGAATTTTACACTGCCAAATACTGTGGATCCCAGTTATTCATGGAACTACTATTATGATCATTTGCTGAGTAATGAGTTCATCGTTCGTGTACGAACCCCCATATCAGGAAAACCGGATCAGTTGGCGCGAGCAAAGTTTCGTGTAGATCAACCGGACTTTTTGGCCATCGGGAATACATCTGTCTTCGTTACTGAATTGGAAGGAACGATAACTGATATTACTTGGATGGATCGATCTTCTAAGATCGGTTTAAACGGACTTGTTACAAGTGTAATCAACGCATCGGCAAGCAATGGAACATCTTATGCTGTAGTAGGAGACGATGGTTTGTTTTTACTGTCTCATGACTTAGAACCTTGGACCAGAACGTCTGTATCAGCGGAAGATCTTCTTGGGGTTGCATGGTCATCGCAGTATGAGAAGTTTTATGTAGTGGGAAGAGATGGCAGGATCTATTCATCGTCGGATGGTAGCTTTTGGTCGAACAACTATGATCCCGGCACACCGGATACTGGTATGAGTTATGCCCTTCACGATATTGTTTCTACCGACTTTGCTGGTACGTATGTGTTGAATGCCGTCGGTGATTCCGGAAGATTATTGTATTCTTCAAACGGCTCTACATGGAATGAAGCTGTGACGAATATAAGCGATGACTTGCGTGCAATTACTTCCGGTGCGTATAGTGGCAGTAATTTACTGATCGGTGTTGGAGATAATGGACGAATCGTTTCTTCATCCGATGGCAGCACATGGACAACAGGTACAATAGCGTCTGTTGGAAATATCAATGATGTTATATATTTCAACGGTAGTTTTATTGCGGTTGGAGATAATGGTTTGATTTTAACTTCCGTTGATGGAGGAAGTAACTGGAGTATCCAATACGTTGGAACAAACAGTTTAAGAAGTATCCATGCACGTGGAACAAATTATATTATTGTCGGAGATAGCGGAACAGTTCTATATTCCAACAATGGAACAAGTTGGATCCCGACAACAGGTCTTGGTGTAGATTTGAAATCTGTTGTAGGAAGATGA
- a CDS encoding PilX N-terminal domain-containing pilus assembly protein, protein MKKYIYKNRGSALVTVLVVMMIMMVLGVSILRVSVSENTFAKHNEEQLQAYYVARSGAQAIAEYMIQDGNDDADDLIDAGFSAPNSQIGNGEFRVSVDEDATTGAIVITSEGTFNGKKDIVKIQLEESLGGLFDFAILAKNIISNDGNGNGATITGGEIASITDEIDLNDKVVYEEGHTSITDLPPIEEPASYDGDLSDYTYSGKEKYGYLINVNAGEELILYASSVKLGNDNEKIMITGGGEVHLYVDGVVELKGSITADGSKLYIYAMGTDAFSMAGSGLTFTNVGIYAPLRLVDYNNSTGNDPSKVLDGIIIAKDVMIHNYTTIVYNGSMDGFNIDTSGVGVRYTGYKWIN, encoded by the coding sequence ATGAAAAAGTATATCTATAAAAACAGAGGATCCGCATTGGTTACGGTGCTTGTCGTCATGATGATCATGATGGTATTAGGCGTTTCCATCCTGCGGGTCAGTGTATCCGAAAATACATTTGCAAAACACAATGAAGAGCAGTTGCAAGCATATTATGTTGCACGATCAGGCGCACAGGCTATTGCGGAATATATGATACAAGACGGAAATGATGATGCCGATGACTTGATCGATGCGGGATTTTCTGCACCAAATTCTCAAATAGGAAACGGAGAATTTAGAGTCAGTGTCGATGAGGATGCAACAACAGGTGCCATCGTTATTACTTCGGAAGGGACTTTTAACGGGAAGAAAGACATTGTCAAGATACAGCTGGAAGAATCCCTTGGTGGTTTGTTTGATTTTGCAATATTGGCAAAGAATATCATATCTAATGACGGTAACGGTAATGGAGCAACCATTACTGGTGGTGAAATAGCTTCCATAACGGATGAGATCGATTTAAATGACAAGGTTGTATACGAAGAAGGGCACACGTCCATAACGGACTTGCCGCCCATTGAAGAGCCAGCATCATACGATGGAGACTTGAGTGATTACACTTACTCCGGAAAAGAAAAGTATGGATATTTGATCAATGTCAATGCAGGTGAAGAGTTGATTTTGTATGCTTCCAGCGTTAAATTAGGAAATGATAACGAAAAAATCATGATCACTGGAGGCGGAGAAGTGCATCTGTATGTCGACGGTGTTGTGGAATTGAAGGGATCGATCACTGCAGATGGTTCAAAACTTTACATCTACGCGATGGGAACAGATGCTTTTAGCATGGCAGGTTCCGGTTTGACGTTTACAAATGTAGGTATCTACGCACCCCTTCGACTTGTTGATTATAATAATTCCACAGGTAACGATCCAAGCAAGGTTTTGGATGGGATCATCATTGCAAAAGATGTCATGATCCACAACTACACTACGATAGTTTACAACGGCAGCATGGATGGTTTCAACATAGACACTTCTGGTGTGGGAGTTAGGTATACAGGATATAAATGGATCAATTGA
- a CDS encoding prepilin-type N-terminal cleavage/methylation domain-containing protein, with protein sequence MLSIRKKLFKNRKGFTLIELIVVIAILAILAIIAVPRFLGTLNNARTTADDATERVIQSAVTLYMADNNGAIPALADLEPNYLEPGSAWSDGNAITAIAVDANGNLTGTTPARP encoded by the coding sequence ATGTTAAGCATCCGAAAGAAATTGTTTAAGAACAGAAAAGGTTTCACGCTTATTGAGTTGATCGTTGTAATTGCGATTTTGGCTATTTTAGCAATAATAGCAGTACCTAGATTTCTTGGTACACTTAACAATGCTAGAACTACTGCTGATGATGCGACTGAGCGAGTGATACAAAGCGCTGTTACTTTGTATATGGCAGATAATAATGGTGCGATTCCAGCATTAGCTGATTTGGAACCAAATTATTTAGAACCAGGTTCTGCTTGGTCAGATGGGAATGCCATTACCGCAATTGCCGTAGATGCTAATGGTAATTTAACTGGAACAACACCAGCTAGGCCATAG
- a CDS encoding type II secretion system F family protein — protein sequence MATYSYTAKDMNGKTIKGTFEAATQDEVVGLIREKRYIPVEIKEERQKSKLSTDVTFFEKKVKLRDLALFCRQFATTLRSGITVVDSLDILKKQSTNKKLQRVVEALHEDVQKGNSLSSAFAKEPKIFPSILVNMIETGEVSGNLDEVMDKMAYHFEKEYRINQKVKSAITYPIVVSIVAVSVVILLLTFVVPTFVTMFASFDAELPGPTKALIAISDSIKNFWYVYILVIGAAILLYRRYVSTKQGRLKVDEIKLKIPAFGELNNKIAMNRFASNMEVMLTAGVDIIQAVDIVEKVVGNEYIRESLWDVKDGIRKGFGLGASMENNGAFPPLVYQMVEVGETSGTLDYVLGKVSDFYETEVDTAISQLTTILEPIIIVVLGIIVAFIIISMLLPMFDLYSIIS from the coding sequence ATGGCAACATATTCTTATACGGCCAAAGACATGAACGGAAAAACCATCAAGGGTACCTTTGAAGCCGCAACCCAGGACGAGGTCGTCGGCCTGATCCGGGAGAAGCGCTACATTCCGGTGGAAATAAAAGAAGAACGACAAAAGAGCAAGTTGAGCACGGATGTCACATTCTTTGAAAAAAAAGTGAAGTTGAGGGATCTGGCATTATTTTGCCGACAATTTGCTACAACGCTCCGCTCCGGCATCACGGTAGTGGACAGCTTGGATATTTTAAAGAAACAATCTACGAACAAAAAACTCCAAAGAGTAGTGGAAGCCTTGCACGAAGACGTGCAAAAGGGGAACAGTCTATCTAGTGCCTTTGCAAAGGAGCCTAAAATCTTCCCAAGCATTCTGGTCAACATGATCGAAACGGGGGAGGTCAGCGGAAACCTGGATGAAGTCATGGACAAGATGGCCTACCACTTTGAAAAGGAATACCGAATCAACCAGAAGGTGAAGAGCGCCATCACCTACCCGATCGTCGTATCCATAGTCGCCGTTTCCGTGGTTATCTTACTGCTTACTTTCGTGGTGCCGACCTTCGTTACCATGTTTGCATCCTTTGATGCGGAGCTGCCGGGACCTACAAAAGCACTCATAGCTATTAGTGACAGCATTAAAAATTTCTGGTATGTATATATTTTGGTTATTGGTGCTGCCATCCTATTGTATAGGCGATATGTCAGTACAAAGCAGGGACGTCTCAAGGTAGATGAGATCAAGTTGAAAATCCCCGCATTCGGAGAGTTGAACAACAAGATCGCCATGAACCGATTTGCCAGCAACATGGAAGTCATGTTGACTGCAGGGGTTGATATTATCCAGGCAGTGGATATCGTGGAAAAAGTCGTAGGCAACGAGTACATTCGAGAAAGCCTGTGGGATGTCAAAGACGGGATCCGAAAAGGATTTGGTCTAGGAGCCAGCATGGAAAACAACGGAGCATTCCCGCCCTTGGTGTACCAGATGGTTGAGGTAGGGGAAACTTCCGGAACTTTGGATTACGTTCTTGGCAAAGTTTCTGACTTCTATGAAACGGAAGTGGACACCGCTATCAGCCAGCTGACCACCATCCTCGAGCCGATCATCATCGTCGTTTTAGGGATCATCGTAGCCTTTATAATTATCAGTATGCTTCTTCCAATGTTCGATCTTTATAGCATTATTTCATAA
- a CDS encoding type IV pilus twitching motility protein PilT, producing MKNDIDQLLKATIESKASDLHITVGLPPMIRIDGELHPLWDIAPYTQDETKQLATAMVNDSQRKALEETGQVDFSYSWSGYGRFRVNAFKQRTSYTVALRVIGSGIPTMAELNLPKTMEQLTRINKGLILVTGPTGSGKSTTLASMIDIINSERSAHILTLEDPIEYLHRHKKSMVNQREIGQDTTSYQDALRAALREDPDVILVGEMRDLDSIAIALTAAETGHLVLSTLHTIGAAKTIDRVIDVFPPHQQQQVRTQMASVIQSVVSQQLLAKKSGHGRIVALEIMIANPAIRNLIREGKNHQINSILQMSGKAGMVTMDSYLYDLYSKGVISMDNALFYSVDQEAMRKRMMV from the coding sequence ATGAAAAACGATATCGACCAACTGCTCAAAGCGACTATTGAAAGCAAGGCTTCCGACCTGCACATCACTGTAGGGCTGCCACCCATGATCCGAATCGACGGAGAGCTCCATCCTTTATGGGACATTGCTCCCTATACCCAGGACGAGACGAAACAGCTGGCAACGGCCATGGTAAACGACAGCCAGAGAAAAGCCCTGGAAGAAACGGGACAAGTGGACTTCTCCTATTCCTGGTCCGGGTACGGACGGTTCCGGGTCAACGCCTTCAAGCAGCGGACCAGCTATACCGTAGCTCTACGGGTCATCGGTTCCGGGATCCCAACCATGGCAGAGTTGAACCTGCCAAAGACCATGGAACAACTGACGAGGATCAACAAGGGATTGATTTTGGTTACGGGTCCTACCGGTAGTGGTAAATCCACCACCCTGGCCTCCATGATCGACATCATCAATAGCGAGCGAAGCGCCCATATCCTGACCTTGGAGGATCCCATCGAATACCTTCACCGTCACAAAAAAAGCATGGTCAACCAACGGGAGATCGGCCAGGACACCACCAGCTATCAGGATGCTCTACGAGCCGCCCTTCGGGAAGACCCGGATGTCATTCTGGTAGGGGAGATGCGGGACCTGGATTCCATCGCCATTGCACTGACGGCGGCAGAAACAGGCCACTTGGTCCTATCCACCCTGCACACCATTGGTGCCGCCAAGACCATTGACCGGGTCATCGACGTCTTTCCGCCTCATCAGCAGCAACAGGTACGGACCCAGATGGCAAGCGTCATCCAGTCCGTTGTATCCCAACAGTTGTTGGCCAAGAAAAGCGGACATGGACGGATCGTGGCCTTGGAGATCATGATCGCCAACCCAGCTATCCGAAACCTGATCCGGGAAGGAAAGAACCACCAGATCAATTCCATACTCCAAATGAGTGGCAAAGCAGGCATGGTCACCATGGACAGCTATTTATATGATCTGTATTCCAAAGGAGTCATCAGCATGGACAATGCCCTGTTCTACTCCGTAGACCAGGAAGCCATGCGAAAACGCATGATGGTATAG
- a CDS encoding GspE/PulE family protein: MRSVKRIGDILVSSGKLTEEQLTEAIKLQQAKKNKLGELLVEEGYVDEDDIIEALKQQLGISRVDFENTFVDKEAVKSIPYVLAKKHVTVPLFYDTMDNLVVAINDPLDIIALDNLRLVTKKHIIPLIATKREIIDLIERFYNTDDAARAVEEFNRSQSLEELDQTTADNMEQINNAPVVRLVNNIIETGVRSKASDIHIEPFADRIRVRMRVDGVLLEMMKLDVRTHNAIVSRIKIISDLNIAERRIPQDGAIVMRIDNRDIDFRVSILPTIYGEKVVIRILDQAQFQMRMSDLGFTEKEMPMIQDFISAPYGIILVTGPTGSGKSTTLYTLIRNLNTMTDNIVTVEDPVEYKLDGINQVQVNVKAGLTFVSGLRSILRQDPDIIMIGEIRDVETAEIAIRSSITGHLVFSTIHTNDAASTISRLVDMGIPPYLVSSSLYGIISQRLIRKLCVKCKEEYEPNDHEKKMLGVDPGEKIIIFKPKGCIACNNTGYKGRMGIHEVLKINRNMREMITTGATYDQLLDQAKADGMIPLMENARDLILQGVTSIEETLEITFFTSE; the protein is encoded by the coding sequence ATGAGAAGCGTAAAGAGGATCGGAGACATCCTGGTTTCCAGCGGAAAATTGACGGAAGAACAACTGACGGAAGCCATCAAGCTTCAACAGGCAAAGAAAAACAAGCTGGGAGAACTTCTGGTGGAAGAAGGGTATGTGGATGAAGACGACATCATCGAGGCCCTGAAGCAGCAGTTGGGGATCTCCCGGGTGGATTTTGAAAATACTTTTGTGGACAAGGAAGCAGTCAAGTCCATTCCTTACGTGCTGGCTAAGAAGCATGTAACCGTTCCGCTTTTTTACGACACCATGGACAACCTGGTGGTGGCCATCAATGATCCGCTGGACATCATCGCATTGGACAACCTTCGCCTGGTGACGAAAAAGCACATCATTCCACTCATTGCTACAAAGCGGGAGATCATCGACCTGATCGAACGTTTCTACAATACGGACGACGCCGCCCGGGCCGTGGAGGAATTCAACCGGTCCCAAAGCCTGGAGGAGTTGGACCAGACCACGGCAGACAACATGGAGCAGATCAACAACGCTCCCGTGGTGCGTCTGGTCAACAACATCATTGAAACAGGGGTGCGCAGCAAAGCCAGTGACATCCACATCGAACCTTTTGCCGACCGGATCCGTGTCCGGATGCGGGTGGACGGGGTCCTGCTGGAAATGATGAAGCTGGATGTCCGTACCCACAACGCCATTGTCAGCCGGATCAAGATCATTTCTGATCTGAACATCGCAGAACGGCGGATCCCCCAGGACGGGGCCATTGTCATGCGCATCGACAACCGGGACATCGACTTTCGGGTTTCCATCCTTCCCACCATCTATGGGGAAAAAGTGGTCATTCGGATCCTGGACCAAGCCCAATTTCAAATGCGGATGTCCGATCTGGGATTTACAGAGAAAGAGATGCCCATGATCCAAGATTTCATCTCTGCACCTTACGGCATTATTTTGGTGACGGGCCCTACCGGAAGCGGTAAGTCCACCACCTTGTATACACTCATACGCAACCTGAACACCATGACGGATAACATCGTTACGGTGGAAGATCCGGTAGAGTACAAGCTGGACGGGATCAACCAGGTCCAGGTCAACGTAAAAGCAGGTTTGACTTTTGTCAGTGGCCTTCGCTCCATCTTAAGGCAGGACCCGGACATCATCATGATCGGGGAGATCCGTGACGTGGAGACGGCAGAGATCGCCATCCGGTCCTCCATCACAGGCCACTTGGTCTTCAGTACCATCCACACCAACGACGCAGCCAGCACCATCAGTCGTCTGGTGGACATGGGGATACCCCCTTACCTGGTATCGTCCTCCCTGTACGGCATCATTTCCCAGCGTTTGATCCGGAAACTTTGCGTCAAATGCAAAGAAGAATACGAGCCCAACGACCACGAAAAGAAGATGCTTGGAGTGGATCCGGGTGAAAAAATTATCATATTTAAACCAAAAGGGTGTATTGCATGCAACAATACTGGGTATAAGGGACGTATGGGAATCCATGAAGTGCTCAAAATCAACCGGAACATGAGGGAAATGATCACAACCGGCGCCACTTACGACCAATTGCTGGACCAGGCAAAGGCGGACGGCATGATCCCCCTTATGGAAAACGCCAGGGATTTGATCCTTCAAGGAGTCACATCCATCGAAGAAACACTGGAAATCACGTTCTTTACATCAGAATGA
- a CDS encoding methylglyoxal synthase, with the protein MFSPKKKTIALVAHDNRKKELLSWTKENKHILEQHHLCGTGTTSGVLSREAGLTIQAYKSGPLGGDLEIGAAIADSRIDMLIFFWDPLTAQPHDPDIRALLRISVLYDIPVAMNTTAANYLIHSDYMDKEYPRQDMQADL; encoded by the coding sequence ATGTTCAGCCCCAAGAAAAAAACCATCGCATTGGTGGCCCACGACAACCGGAAAAAAGAACTCTTGTCCTGGACCAAAGAAAACAAGCACATCCTGGAGCAACATCACCTGTGCGGCACAGGGACCACCTCCGGTGTTTTGAGCCGGGAGGCGGGTCTGACCATCCAAGCCTACAAAAGCGGACCCCTTGGCGGGGATCTGGAGATCGGCGCCGCCATTGCCGACAGCCGCATCGACATGCTCATTTTCTTTTGGGACCCGTTGACGGCCCAGCCCCACGATCCGGATATACGAGCCTTGCTGCGCATCAGCGTCCTTTACGACATTCCCGTGGCCATGAACACCACGGCGGCCAATTATCTGATCCATTCGGACTATATGGACAAGGAATACCCCAGACAGGACATGCAAGCAGATTTGTAA